GTTGCAAGTGCTCGCGCCAGAGGGTGTCAATTTGCTGAAGGATGAAATAGCGTTCCGCGTCGCGCATCAGGCCAGGGCGCAGGCTGTCGATTTGCCCTTCCTTGATGTCGTAGGCAATCCGCACTTGCTCGGCCAGGAAAGTCTTGATTTCCGTGGGGTTGAAGTCCTCAATCTGTTGGGGAGTCAGGTCTTGGATGGTGCTGACAAATTCCTTTACCTTGTCCACCATCTTCTCCAGATTCCATTCCTCCGCTGGCAAATCGGGGTTCACATAGGCATCCACAATGTCGAACATTGTCCGCTCGGCATATTCAATCACCCGCTCTTTCAGGTCTTCCCCTTCAAGGACGCGGCGGCGCTCGGCATAGATGGCCCGACGCTGGTTATTCATCACCTCGTCGTATTCAAAAACCTGCTTCCGAATGTCGTAGTAATAGGTTTCGACTTTCCGTTGGGCCCCTTCGAGCGATCGGGTCAGCATTCCCGACTCGATCGGCATGTCCTCTTCCACGCGGAACATCTGCATCAGGCCGGCCACCCGATCGCCCCCAAAGATCCGCAGCAGGTTATCTTCCAAGCTCAGGAAAAACCGAGTGGAACCGGGGTCACCTTGGCGACCCGCCCGCCCGCGCAACTGGTTATCAATCCGGCGCGATTCGTGGCGCTCCGTGCCGATCACATGCAGGCCACCCAGTTGGATCACCTCTTCATGTTCACTGTCGGTGAAAGCTTCGTATTCCCGGCGAATTTGGTTGTAGGCTTCCCGCAGACCTTGCACCACTTCATTATCGGTGGGGGCCTTTTCCGAGGCGATCGCCAACAGTTCTTCGGCTTCTAGCTCCGGGAGCGATCGCTCGCCATAGGTCTTGACCGCAAAGGCCACCGCATCCTTCAGCATCTTTTCCGCCTCGGTCGTAATTGGCGTGGGGAAAATTTCCGGAGCCGCTTGCCAGGTTTTGCGCTTCTTGCCCGAGTTGCCAAAGCCCTGGGCCTTTTGCCGGCCACTCAGGCCCGCCACCTGCATCACCTCAAACTCATCTTCCTCTTCCAGGCGCACCAGCTTGGGCATCAGGTATTCCCGCACCTTCAGCCGGGCCATGTAGTCCGCGTTCCCGCCCAAGATGATGTCCGTGCCGCGACCGGCCATGTTCGTGGCGATCGTCACGGCTCTGCGCCGCCCCGCCTGGGCCACGATTTCCGATTCCCGCTCCACGTTTTCCGGCTTGGCGTTCAGCAGGTTGTGGGGAATGTTGCGCTCCGCCAGCAGTTCCGACAGCAATTCCGACTTTTCAACGCTCGTGGTTCCCACCAACACGGGGCGACCCATTTCGTGCATTTCCAAGCACTCTTCGGCCACGGCCTTCCACTTGGCCACCTCGGTTTTGTAAACCACATCCGAGTAGTTCTTCCGCGAGTTGGTGCGGTTGGTGGGAATGATCGTCACTTCCAAGTTGTAGATCTTCTCAAACTCGGCCTCTTCGGTTTTGGCCGTGCCGGTCATGCCCGCCAGTTTGGGATAGAGCAGGAAGAAGTTTTGATAGGTGATGGAGGCGAGGGTTTGGGTTTCGTTCTGGATTTCCACCCGCTCCTTGGCTTCGATCGCCTGGTGCAAGCCATCGCTCCAGCGGCGACCCGGCATCACCCGCCCGGTGAATTCATCCACAATCACCACTTCCCCGGCCCGCACGATGTAGTTCACATCCCGCAGGTAGAGTTCTTTGGCCTTCAGGGCGTTGAAGATGTAGTGGGCCCAGGGATCTTCCGAA
This sequence is a window from Limnothrix sp. FACHB-406. Protein-coding genes within it:
- the secA gene encoding preprotein translocase subunit SecA: MLKALLGDPNARKLKRFQPDVVEVNLLEEDIAKLSDDELRGKTAEFRQKLAQARNDSERKELLDDILPEAFAVVREAGKRVLGMRHFDVQLLGGIVLHNGQIAEMKTGEGKTLVATLPSYLNALTGRGVHVVTVNDYLARRDAEWMGQVHRFLGLSVGLIQQGMSPEERRRNYACDITYATNSELGFDYLRDNMATTINEVVQRPFNYCVIDEVDSVLVDEARTPLIISGQVDRPTEKYLTADELVRQLVRDDHYEVDEKARNVIMSDEGFIAAEQMLGVTDLFDSEDPWAHYIFNALKAKELYLRDVNYIVRAGEVVIVDEFTGRVMPGRRWSDGLHQAIEAKERVEIQNETQTLASITYQNFFLLYPKLAGMTGTAKTEEAEFEKIYNLEVTIIPTNRTNSRKNYSDVVYKTEVAKWKAVAEECLEMHEMGRPVLVGTTSVEKSELLSELLAERNIPHNLLNAKPENVERESEIVAQAGRRRAVTIATNMAGRGTDIILGGNADYMARLKVREYLMPKLVRLEEEDEFEVMQVAGLSGRQKAQGFGNSGKKRKTWQAAPEIFPTPITTEAEKMLKDAVAFAVKTYGERSLPELEAEELLAIASEKAPTDNEVVQGLREAYNQIRREYEAFTDSEHEEVIQLGGLHVIGTERHESRRIDNQLRGRAGRQGDPGSTRFFLSLEDNLLRIFGGDRVAGLMQMFRVEEDMPIESGMLTRSLEGAQRKVETYYYDIRKQVFEYDEVMNNQRRAIYAERRRVLEGEDLKERVIEYAERTMFDIVDAYVNPDLPAEEWNLEKMVDKVKEFVSTIQDLTPQQIEDFNPTEIKTFLAEQVRIAYDIKEGQIDSLRPGLMRDAERYFILQQIDTLWREHLQQMDALRETVGLRGYGQKDPLVEYKSEGYELFLDMMTNMRRNVVYSLFQFQPQVQEREPETV